One Lutzomyia longipalpis isolate SR_M1_2022 chromosome 4, ASM2433408v1 DNA segment encodes these proteins:
- the LOC129795098 gene encoding BLOC-1-related complex subunit 6 has product MENDEIPDVMTASYSEIMNSNPEGDLGHAAPRVRPNRFPYNLEGTVSMEGDMTHFIAEDLEHKIKLSSPISKSRDDSRDSTPSTSGFQRPGSFLMPQDIDSNVLNDVEMEAQYLAASVDNLTENLCNLLHSISSITADNVEVYKNSVSKLTDCMDANIKNMYTIMAKTEEISNAIKPTKQLMNRIREIKRLVDMLENTL; this is encoded by the exons ATGGAAAACGACGAAATTCCGGACGTAATGACGGCCTCCTATAGTGAGATTATGAATTCCAATCCGGAAGGAGATTTGGGGCATGCAGCCCCCCGGGTACGTCCTAATCGCTTCCCATACAACCTGGAGGGTACAGTGAGCATGGAGGGGGACATGACACACTTCATAGCCGAAGATTTGGAGCACAAAATAAAGCTCTCAAGCCCAATTTCCAAGAGTAGGGATGATTCCAGGGACAGCACCCCATCCACGAGTGGCTTTCAGCGTCCCGGAAGTTTCCTCATGCCACAGGATATTGATAGTAATGTGCTGAATGATGTGGAAATGGAAGCTCAGTATTTGGCAGCATCAGTGGACAATCTCACGGAGAATCTCTGCAATCTTCTGCATTCC ATCTCCTCAATCACAGCGGACAATGTGGAGGTGTACAAGAACTCCGTGAGCAAATTAACAGATTGCATGGATGCAAATATCAAGAATATGTACACAATTATGGCTAAAACGGAAGAGATCTCCAATGCCATCAAACCCACGAAGCAGCTGATGAACAGGAT ACGTGAAATCAAACGCTTGGTGGACATGCTGGAGAATACGCTGTGA
- the LOC129795035 gene encoding probable asparagine--tRNA ligase, mitochondrial, which yields MGTLGNLPGILVKILPKILPVRSAHTYVRIADLKTCKQGDNVTIKGWINNARKMKKTSFVDIVDGSSAAPLQVVLGKELSASADVTFGSSVVASGTLGSTPKGQIELRAEEYHLIGACPIDEGFPFAAKHTYSPDYLREHLHLRSRIPSFAATLRVRNAAQRAFVDFLHNRGFLHIHTPVLTASDCEGAGEVFRVRPDSDELLRGMQKEDVPQEEAFFDHRTYLSVSGQLHLEAMAHGIGNCFTFGPTFRAENNKSPIHLSEFYMLEAEQVFTSSLSDCILLIGDMVRNVTQELLDNCTEDIALCHGDSTGDLFPWLREYREFPVLTFREAVEILQKNTESLRVPIVPEEGLMKSHELFLTDFCRSPVFIVDWPHTLKPFYMRPKDTDPTLVDALDFLVPRIGELVGGSLRENDYERLKKKLPAGSEWYLSLRRFGGIPTAGFGMGFERYLQFLLNVHNIRDVIPFPRWPHSCNL from the exons ATGGGAACACTTGGAAATCTGCCGGGAATTTTGGTGAAGATTCTCCCCAAAATCCTCCCGGTCCGTTCTGCCCATACCTATGTCCGGATTGCAGACTTGAAGACATGCAAACAGGGTGACAATGTGACCATTAAG GGATGGATCAATAATGCccggaagatgaagaaaacaTCCTTTGTGGACATTGTCGATGGCTCAAGTGCTGCACCACTTCAAGTTGTTCTTGGGAAGGAACTATCAGCATCAGCAGATGTGACATTTGGTTCCTCCGTTGTGGCTTCTGGGACACTCGGAAGTACCCCAAAGGGACAAATTGAGCTTCGTGCTGAGGAATATCACCTCATTGGGGCATGTCCCATTGATGAGGGCTTCCCATTTGCTGCTAAGCACACCTACAGTCCGGATTACCTGCGTGAGCACCTTCACCTACGCTCCCGGATTCCATCATTTGCCGCCACTCTACGTGTCCGGAATGCTGCTCAGCGGGCTTTTGTGGACTTCCTCCACAACCGAGGCTTTCTGCACATTCACACCCCCGTTCTGACTGCCAGTGACTGCGAAGGAGCTGGTGAGGTGTTCCGTGTACGTCCAGACAGCGATGAACTCCTCCGTGGGATGCAGAAAGAGGATGTTCCCCAGGAGGAAGCATTCTTTGACCATCGAACGTACCTCAGTGTCTCCGGGCAGCTCCATCTGGAAGCTATGGCTCATGGCATTGGGAATTGCTTCACATTTGGACCAACTTTCCGTGCTGAGAACAATAAATCCCCCATTCATCTCTCGGAATTCTACATGCTGGAAGCTGAGCAGGTTTTCACATCATCCCTGAGTGACTGTATCCTCCTCATTGGGGATATGGTGAGGAATGTTACGCAGGAGTTGCTGGACAACTGCACAGAAGACATCGCCCTCTGTCATGGAGACTCAACTGGTGATCTCTTCCCATGGCTCAGGGAATACCGTGAGTTCCCCGTGTTGACCTTCAGGGAAGCCGTGGAGATTCTCCAGAAGAACACTGAGAGCCTCCGGGTTCCAATTGTCCCAGAAGAGGGCTTGATGAAGAGCCATGAGCTCTTCCTCACGGATTTCTGTCGTTCTCCCGTCTTCATCGTCGACTGGCCACACACGCTCAAACCCTTCTATATGCGCCCTAAAGACACAGATCCCACCCTCGTGGATGCCCTGGACTTCCTCGTGCCACGTATTGGGGAGCTCGTTGGAGGGAGTCTCCGAGAGAATGACTACGAACGATTGAAGAAGAAACTTCCCGCCGGGAGTGAATGGTATCTCAGTCTGAGACGCTTTGGAGGTATCCCCACAGCAGGCTTTGGGATGGGATTTGAGCGGTACTTGCAGTTCCTCCTCAATGTCCACAACATTCGTGATGTCATCCCCTTCCCACGGTGGCCACACAGTTGCAACCTGTAG
- the LOC129794976 gene encoding ATP-dependent helicase brm isoform X1, translating to MASPSPQNSPMPPPQAPSPMGPPPQSPAPSPSPQPYQQHPHVQAPPQPHPPPPHMNGPPPPHHIPPTGPPHMQHHPGMGHAGMPQGPHPGMSMPPQGPPMPPMGYQPHNMPPNAVSPTHSLFHGRNGPPGPPPGQGQPPGGPPVGPPPGGPPPGQENLNALQRAIDSMEEKGLQEDPRYSQLLALKANSKQQILNVNQMHMLRAQIMAYRLLARNQPLTKQIASVIQGQRPDGTPPQCPTPPASPFQQQQQQQQQQQQQQQQQGQPGQQPGQQMQPQQPPQMPGPPSQQTKPPNMDQKPPPLSGGQPPVQSPMAGMVPTGQPPHGQHMPQQQQGPPHMHQQQQPARPSSQGPAQAPRPGAQAPAPPQPMQKQNRITTVPKPVGLDPITILQERENRLATRIALRMEELTNLPTSMPEDLRLHAQIELRALRVLNFQRQLRSEIIQCTRRDTTLETAVNVKAYKRTKRQGLREARATEKLEKQQKLEAERKRRQKHQEFLAAVLQHGKDFKEYHRNNQARMGRMNKAIMNYHANAEREQKKEQERIEKERMRRLMAEDEEGYRKLIDQKKDKRLAFLLSQTDEYIGNLTEMVKQHKVEQKKKQADEMVRKKRWKRELLQNGEYISIDESCQAADLRVTVMDSATGQKLQGEEAPMLRDLHRWLEAHPGWEWVESESDLDSDDEDMEKRKEADGEETSISGGNMGSKTEEDKTKEMIKKAKVEDDEYRTEEQTYYSIAHTVHESVTEQASILVNGKLKEYQIKGLEWLVSLYNNNLNGILADEMGLGKTIQTIGLITYLMEKKKNNGPFLVIVPLSTLSNWVLEFEKWAPSVCVVSYKGSPAGRRHVQNQMRSTKFNVLLTTYEYVIKDKSVLAKLSWKYMIIDEGHRMKNHHCKLTQVLNTHYNAPHRLLLTGTPLQNKLPELWALLNFLLPSIFKSCSTFEQWFNAPFATTGEKVELNEEETILIIRRLHKVLRPFLLRRLKKEVESQLPDKIEYIIKCEMSGLQRVLYKHMQSKGVLLTDGSEKGSKGKGGAKALMNTIVQLRKLCNHPFMFQHIEEKYCDHIGGHGVVSGPDLYRVSGKFELLDRILPKLKATNHRVLLFCQMTQCMTIIEDYLGWRQFLYLRLDGTTKAEERGDLLKKFNAKDSDYFVFLLSTRAGGLGLNLQAADTVIIFDSDWNPHQDLQAQDRAHRIGQRNEVRVLRLMTVNSVEERILAAARYKLNMDEKVIQAGMFDQKSTGSERQQFLQSILHQDEAEEEEENEVPEDEMINLMISRSDDEMELFKKMDAERKLEETKDGRVRSRLIEESELPDWLVKEDEEVDRWNYEEDSILGRGSRQRKEVDYTDSLTEKEWLKAIDDGIDFDDEEEEEKEKKKKGRKRKSKRVEDSDDDSVSGMPVKKRKGQTDPKLKKQMKRIMNVVMKYADSDGRVLSEPFMKLPSKRELPDYYEIIKKPLDIKKILQRIEDGKYVDFSDLERDFIQLCQNAQIYNEETSLIYADSIMLQTVFSNAKQRAGEAVEDSEAEGSFGEDDDNSDDESGSVKMKLKLSKGGAPSSSSSSSTKKATPAVTTSGRRKRTQKKYTISDDDDDDMD from the exons gGGCCTCCTGGCCCTCCTCCGGGACAGGGACAGCCACCTGGTGGACCCCCAGTTGGTCCTCCACCTGGTGGTCCACCACCAGGTCAGGAGAACTTGAATGCCCTTCAGCGGGCAATTGATTCAATGGAGGAGAAGGGTCTGCAGGAAGATCCGCGTTATTCGCAACTACTTGCTCTGAAGGCAAATTCAAAGCAGCAAATACTCAATGTCAACCAGATGCATATGCTGCGTGCTCAGATAATGGCCTATCGTCTTTTGGCACGCAATCAGCCGCTAACGAAGCAGATTGCTTCTGTGATTCAGGGTCAACGTCCCGATGGGACACCTCCACAGTGTCCAACTCCTCCGGCAAGTCCTTtccagcagcagcaacagcagcaacaacagcagcagcagcaacagcagcagcagggTCAGCCGGGACAGCAACCGGGGCAGCAGATGCAGCCACAACAACCACCACAAATGCCCGGACCACCGTCGCAGCAAACAAAACCGCCGAATATGGATCAGAAGCCGCCGCCACTGAGTGGGGGTCAGCCACCGGTTCAGAGTCCCATGGCTGGGATGGTACCAACGGGGCAGCCTCCACATGGGCAGCATATGCCGCAACAGCAGCAAGGCCCGCCGCATATGCATCAGCAGCAACAGCCAGCACGTCCGAGTTCCCAAGGCCCTGCACAGGCTCCACGTCCCGGTGCACAGGCTCCGGCCCCGCCGCAACCGATGCAGAAGCAGAATCGCATAACAACTGTTCCCAAGCCCGTTGGTTTGGATCCCATAACAATCCTCCAGGAGCGTGAGAATCGTCTTGCAACGCGTATTGCTCTGCGCATGGAAGAGCTGACAAATCTACCAACATCAATGCCGGAGGATTTGCGTCTGCATGCTCAGATTGAGCTGCGTGCGCTGCGTGTGCTGAACTTCCAGCGTCAGTTGCGTAGTGAGATTATTCAGTGTACTCGGAGGGATACAACCCTTGAGACGGCTGTCAACGTGAAGGCGTACAAGCGAACAAAACGTCAGGGGTTACGCGAGGCCAGAGCAACGGAGAAGTTGGAGAAACAGCAAAAGCTCGAAGCAGAGCGTAAGAGACGGCAGAAGCATCAGGAATTCCTTGCAGCTGTCCTTCAGCATGGCAAAGACTTCAAG GAGTATCATCGTAACAATCAGGCTCGTATGGGACGTATGAATAAAGCAATTATGAATTATCACGCCAATGCTGAGCGTGAACAGAAGAAGGAGCAAGAGCGTATTGAGAAGGAACGTATGCGTCGACTAATGGCAGAAGATGAGGAGGGTTACAGGAAGTTGATTGATCAGAAGAAAGACAAGCGTCTGGCTTTCTTGTTGTCACAAACTGATGAATACATTGGGAATCTCACGGAGATGGTGAAGCAGCATAAGGTGGagcagaagaagaagcaaGCCGATGAGATGGTGCGCAAGAAGCGCTGGAAGCGTGAACTCCTACAAAATGGGGAGTACATTTCGATCGATGAGAGTTGCCAGGCGGCTGATTTGCGCGTAACCGTGATGGATTCGGCAACGGGACAGAAGTTACAAGGTGAGGAGGCACCAATGCTGCGTGATCTCCATCGATGGCTCGAAGCACATCCCGGATGGGAATGGGTGGAGAGTGAGAGTGACCTTGATAGTGATGATGAGGATATGGAGAAACGGAAGGAAGCCGATGGGGAGGAAACATCCATAAGTGGGGGCAACATGGGCAGCAAGACGGAAGAGGATAAAACAAAGGAGATGATCAAGAAGGCTAAAGTTGAGGATGATGAGTACCGTACGGAGGAGCAGACCTACTACAGCATTGCTCATACTGTTCACGAGAGTGTTACAGAGCAGGCTAGTATCCTGGTTAATGGGAAGCTGAAGGAGTATCAAATTAAGGGGCTCGAATGGTTGGTTTCTCTCTACAATAACAATCTCAATGGGATTCTTGCTGATGAAATGGGTTTGG GCAAAACCATTCAAACAATCGGTCTCATAACGTACTTGatggagaaaaagaagaacaatGGACCCTTCTTGGTCATTGTACCGCTTTCAACGCTCTCAAATTGGGTGTTGGAATTTGAAAAGTGGGCTCCATCTGTGTGTGTTGTCTCGTACAAAGGCAGTCCCGCTGGACGTCGCCATGTGCAGAATCAGATGCGTTCAACGAAATTCAACGTTCTCCTCACAACGTATGAATACGTCATCAAGGACAAGTCCGTCCTGGCTAAGCTATCGTGGAAGTACATGATAATCGATGAGGGGCATCGTATGAAGAATCATCACTGCAAACTCACGCAGGTTCTCAATACGCACTACAATGCGCCCCATCGTCTCCTCCTCACGGGGACACCGTTGCAGAATAAATTGCCCGAATTGTGGGCTCTGCTGAACTTCCTCCTTCCGTCAATCTTCAAGAGTTGCTCCACCTTTGAGCAGTGGTTCAATGCCCCATTCGCAACAACGGGCGAGAAGGTGGAGCTCAATGAGGAGGAAACAATTCTCATTATTCGACGTCTCCACAAAGTGCTGCGTCCCTTCCTGCTGAGGCGTCTCAAGAAGGAAGTGGAGTCTCAGTTGCCCGATAAGATTGAATACATCATCAAATGCGAAATGTCTGGCCTACAGCGTGTACTCTACAAGCACATGCAGAGCAAAG GTGTTTTGCTTACGGATGGCAGTGAGAAGGGATCAAAGGGCAAGGGTGGCGCTAAGGCACTCATGAATACCATTGTGCAGCTACGGAAGCTCTGCAATCATCCCTTTATGTTCCAGCACATTGAGGAGAAGTACTGCGATCACATTGGGGGCCATGGAGTTGTCTCCGGGCCGGATTTGTATCGTGTTTCGGGCAAATTTGAGCTACTCGATCGTATTTTGCCCAAATTGAAGGCAACCAATCATCGTGTGTTGCTCTTCTGTCAGATGACGCAATGCATGACGATCATTGAGGACTACCTCGGCTGGAGGCAGTTCCTCTACCTTCGTCTCGACGGTACGACAAAGGCAGAAGAGCGTGGGGATTTGCTGAAGAAGTTCAATGCAAAGGATTCCGATTACTTTGTCTTTTTGCTGTCAACACGTGCTGGGGGTTTGGGCTTGAACCTTCAAGCGGCCGATACGGTGATTATCTTTGATTCCGACTGGAATCCCCATCAGGATCTTCAGGCGCAAGATCGTGCCCATCGTATTGGGCAGCGCAATGAAGTTCGTGTCCTCCGGTTGATGACTGTTAACTCCGTGGAGGAGCGGATCCTCGCGGCGGCGCGCTACAAGCTGAATATGGATGAGAAAGTCATCCAGGCGGGGATGTTTGATCAGAAATCAACGGGATCGGAACGGCAGCAATTCCTCCAGAGTATTCTGCATCAGGATGAGGCGGAAGAGGAGGAAGAGAATGAAGTGCCCGAAGATGAAATGATAAATTTGATGATTTCCCGCAGTGACGATGAGATGGAGTTGTTCAAGAAGATGGATGCAGAGCGCAAATTGGAGGAGACAAAAGATGGGCGCGTTCGTTCGAGGCTCATTGAGGAGTCGGAGCTGCCAGATTGGCTCGTGAAGGAAGACGAAGAGGTGGACAGGTGGAATTACGAGGAGGACAGTATCCTCGGGAGGGGATCGCGTCAGAGGAAAGAG GTGGACTATACGGATAGTCTGACGGAGAAGGAGTGGCTAAAGGCAATTGATGATGGGATTGATtttgatgatgaagaagaggaggagaaggagaagaagaagaagggcAGGAAGCGCAAAAGTAAGCGTGTTGAGGATTCCGACGATGACAGTGTGAGTGGGATGCCGGTGAAGAAGCGCAAAGGGCAGACGGATCCGAAGTTGAAGAAGCAAATGAAGCGCATAATGAATGTTGTGATGAAGTATGCGGACTCAGATGGGCGTGTACTGAGTGAGCCGTTCATGAAGTTACCGTCAAAGCGGGAACTTCCGGATTACTATGAGATCATTAAGAAGCCGTTGGATATTAAGAAGATCCTGCAGCGTATTGAGGATGGGAAGTATGTGGACTTTTCGGATTTGGAAAGGGATTTTATACAGCTGTGTCAGAATGCACAGATCTACAATGAGGAGACATCACTCATCTATGCGGATAGCATTATGCTGCAAACGGTGTTTTCGAATGCAAAACAACGGGCTGGTGAAGCGGTGGAGGATAGTGAGGCTGAGG GCTCCTTTGGGGAGGATGATGACAATTCCGACGATGAGAGTGGGAGTGTGAAGATGAAGTTGAAGCTGTCCAAGGGCGGAGCACCGTCATCTTCGTCGTCATCCTCAACGAAGAAGGCAACACCCGCGGTGACGACATCGGGCCGTCGCAAGAGGACACAGAAGAAGTACACCAtcagtgatgatgatgacgatGACATGGATTGA
- the LOC129794976 gene encoding ATP-dependent helicase brm isoform X2 — translation MASPSPQNSPMPPPQAPSPMGPPPQSPAPSPSPQPYQQHPHVQAPPQPHPPPPHMNGPPPPHHIPPTGPPHMQHHPGMGHAGMPQGPHPGMSMPPQGPPMPPMGYQPHNMPPNAGPPGPPPGQGQPPGGPPVGPPPGGPPPGQENLNALQRAIDSMEEKGLQEDPRYSQLLALKANSKQQILNVNQMHMLRAQIMAYRLLARNQPLTKQIASVIQGQRPDGTPPQCPTPPASPFQQQQQQQQQQQQQQQQQGQPGQQPGQQMQPQQPPQMPGPPSQQTKPPNMDQKPPPLSGGQPPVQSPMAGMVPTGQPPHGQHMPQQQQGPPHMHQQQQPARPSSQGPAQAPRPGAQAPAPPQPMQKQNRITTVPKPVGLDPITILQERENRLATRIALRMEELTNLPTSMPEDLRLHAQIELRALRVLNFQRQLRSEIIQCTRRDTTLETAVNVKAYKRTKRQGLREARATEKLEKQQKLEAERKRRQKHQEFLAAVLQHGKDFKEYHRNNQARMGRMNKAIMNYHANAEREQKKEQERIEKERMRRLMAEDEEGYRKLIDQKKDKRLAFLLSQTDEYIGNLTEMVKQHKVEQKKKQADEMVRKKRWKRELLQNGEYISIDESCQAADLRVTVMDSATGQKLQGEEAPMLRDLHRWLEAHPGWEWVESESDLDSDDEDMEKRKEADGEETSISGGNMGSKTEEDKTKEMIKKAKVEDDEYRTEEQTYYSIAHTVHESVTEQASILVNGKLKEYQIKGLEWLVSLYNNNLNGILADEMGLGKTIQTIGLITYLMEKKKNNGPFLVIVPLSTLSNWVLEFEKWAPSVCVVSYKGSPAGRRHVQNQMRSTKFNVLLTTYEYVIKDKSVLAKLSWKYMIIDEGHRMKNHHCKLTQVLNTHYNAPHRLLLTGTPLQNKLPELWALLNFLLPSIFKSCSTFEQWFNAPFATTGEKVELNEEETILIIRRLHKVLRPFLLRRLKKEVESQLPDKIEYIIKCEMSGLQRVLYKHMQSKGVLLTDGSEKGSKGKGGAKALMNTIVQLRKLCNHPFMFQHIEEKYCDHIGGHGVVSGPDLYRVSGKFELLDRILPKLKATNHRVLLFCQMTQCMTIIEDYLGWRQFLYLRLDGTTKAEERGDLLKKFNAKDSDYFVFLLSTRAGGLGLNLQAADTVIIFDSDWNPHQDLQAQDRAHRIGQRNEVRVLRLMTVNSVEERILAAARYKLNMDEKVIQAGMFDQKSTGSERQQFLQSILHQDEAEEEEENEVPEDEMINLMISRSDDEMELFKKMDAERKLEETKDGRVRSRLIEESELPDWLVKEDEEVDRWNYEEDSILGRGSRQRKEVDYTDSLTEKEWLKAIDDGIDFDDEEEEEKEKKKKGRKRKSKRVEDSDDDSVSGMPVKKRKGQTDPKLKKQMKRIMNVVMKYADSDGRVLSEPFMKLPSKRELPDYYEIIKKPLDIKKILQRIEDGKYVDFSDLERDFIQLCQNAQIYNEETSLIYADSIMLQTVFSNAKQRAGEAVEDSEAEGSFGEDDDNSDDESGSVKMKLKLSKGGAPSSSSSSSTKKATPAVTTSGRRKRTQKKYTISDDDDDDMD, via the exons gGGCCTCCTGGCCCTCCTCCGGGACAGGGACAGCCACCTGGTGGACCCCCAGTTGGTCCTCCACCTGGTGGTCCACCACCAGGTCAGGAGAACTTGAATGCCCTTCAGCGGGCAATTGATTCAATGGAGGAGAAGGGTCTGCAGGAAGATCCGCGTTATTCGCAACTACTTGCTCTGAAGGCAAATTCAAAGCAGCAAATACTCAATGTCAACCAGATGCATATGCTGCGTGCTCAGATAATGGCCTATCGTCTTTTGGCACGCAATCAGCCGCTAACGAAGCAGATTGCTTCTGTGATTCAGGGTCAACGTCCCGATGGGACACCTCCACAGTGTCCAACTCCTCCGGCAAGTCCTTtccagcagcagcaacagcagcaacaacagcagcagcagcaacagcagcagcagggTCAGCCGGGACAGCAACCGGGGCAGCAGATGCAGCCACAACAACCACCACAAATGCCCGGACCACCGTCGCAGCAAACAAAACCGCCGAATATGGATCAGAAGCCGCCGCCACTGAGTGGGGGTCAGCCACCGGTTCAGAGTCCCATGGCTGGGATGGTACCAACGGGGCAGCCTCCACATGGGCAGCATATGCCGCAACAGCAGCAAGGCCCGCCGCATATGCATCAGCAGCAACAGCCAGCACGTCCGAGTTCCCAAGGCCCTGCACAGGCTCCACGTCCCGGTGCACAGGCTCCGGCCCCGCCGCAACCGATGCAGAAGCAGAATCGCATAACAACTGTTCCCAAGCCCGTTGGTTTGGATCCCATAACAATCCTCCAGGAGCGTGAGAATCGTCTTGCAACGCGTATTGCTCTGCGCATGGAAGAGCTGACAAATCTACCAACATCAATGCCGGAGGATTTGCGTCTGCATGCTCAGATTGAGCTGCGTGCGCTGCGTGTGCTGAACTTCCAGCGTCAGTTGCGTAGTGAGATTATTCAGTGTACTCGGAGGGATACAACCCTTGAGACGGCTGTCAACGTGAAGGCGTACAAGCGAACAAAACGTCAGGGGTTACGCGAGGCCAGAGCAACGGAGAAGTTGGAGAAACAGCAAAAGCTCGAAGCAGAGCGTAAGAGACGGCAGAAGCATCAGGAATTCCTTGCAGCTGTCCTTCAGCATGGCAAAGACTTCAAG GAGTATCATCGTAACAATCAGGCTCGTATGGGACGTATGAATAAAGCAATTATGAATTATCACGCCAATGCTGAGCGTGAACAGAAGAAGGAGCAAGAGCGTATTGAGAAGGAACGTATGCGTCGACTAATGGCAGAAGATGAGGAGGGTTACAGGAAGTTGATTGATCAGAAGAAAGACAAGCGTCTGGCTTTCTTGTTGTCACAAACTGATGAATACATTGGGAATCTCACGGAGATGGTGAAGCAGCATAAGGTGGagcagaagaagaagcaaGCCGATGAGATGGTGCGCAAGAAGCGCTGGAAGCGTGAACTCCTACAAAATGGGGAGTACATTTCGATCGATGAGAGTTGCCAGGCGGCTGATTTGCGCGTAACCGTGATGGATTCGGCAACGGGACAGAAGTTACAAGGTGAGGAGGCACCAATGCTGCGTGATCTCCATCGATGGCTCGAAGCACATCCCGGATGGGAATGGGTGGAGAGTGAGAGTGACCTTGATAGTGATGATGAGGATATGGAGAAACGGAAGGAAGCCGATGGGGAGGAAACATCCATAAGTGGGGGCAACATGGGCAGCAAGACGGAAGAGGATAAAACAAAGGAGATGATCAAGAAGGCTAAAGTTGAGGATGATGAGTACCGTACGGAGGAGCAGACCTACTACAGCATTGCTCATACTGTTCACGAGAGTGTTACAGAGCAGGCTAGTATCCTGGTTAATGGGAAGCTGAAGGAGTATCAAATTAAGGGGCTCGAATGGTTGGTTTCTCTCTACAATAACAATCTCAATGGGATTCTTGCTGATGAAATGGGTTTGG GCAAAACCATTCAAACAATCGGTCTCATAACGTACTTGatggagaaaaagaagaacaatGGACCCTTCTTGGTCATTGTACCGCTTTCAACGCTCTCAAATTGGGTGTTGGAATTTGAAAAGTGGGCTCCATCTGTGTGTGTTGTCTCGTACAAAGGCAGTCCCGCTGGACGTCGCCATGTGCAGAATCAGATGCGTTCAACGAAATTCAACGTTCTCCTCACAACGTATGAATACGTCATCAAGGACAAGTCCGTCCTGGCTAAGCTATCGTGGAAGTACATGATAATCGATGAGGGGCATCGTATGAAGAATCATCACTGCAAACTCACGCAGGTTCTCAATACGCACTACAATGCGCCCCATCGTCTCCTCCTCACGGGGACACCGTTGCAGAATAAATTGCCCGAATTGTGGGCTCTGCTGAACTTCCTCCTTCCGTCAATCTTCAAGAGTTGCTCCACCTTTGAGCAGTGGTTCAATGCCCCATTCGCAACAACGGGCGAGAAGGTGGAGCTCAATGAGGAGGAAACAATTCTCATTATTCGACGTCTCCACAAAGTGCTGCGTCCCTTCCTGCTGAGGCGTCTCAAGAAGGAAGTGGAGTCTCAGTTGCCCGATAAGATTGAATACATCATCAAATGCGAAATGTCTGGCCTACAGCGTGTACTCTACAAGCACATGCAGAGCAAAG GTGTTTTGCTTACGGATGGCAGTGAGAAGGGATCAAAGGGCAAGGGTGGCGCTAAGGCACTCATGAATACCATTGTGCAGCTACGGAAGCTCTGCAATCATCCCTTTATGTTCCAGCACATTGAGGAGAAGTACTGCGATCACATTGGGGGCCATGGAGTTGTCTCCGGGCCGGATTTGTATCGTGTTTCGGGCAAATTTGAGCTACTCGATCGTATTTTGCCCAAATTGAAGGCAACCAATCATCGTGTGTTGCTCTTCTGTCAGATGACGCAATGCATGACGATCATTGAGGACTACCTCGGCTGGAGGCAGTTCCTCTACCTTCGTCTCGACGGTACGACAAAGGCAGAAGAGCGTGGGGATTTGCTGAAGAAGTTCAATGCAAAGGATTCCGATTACTTTGTCTTTTTGCTGTCAACACGTGCTGGGGGTTTGGGCTTGAACCTTCAAGCGGCCGATACGGTGATTATCTTTGATTCCGACTGGAATCCCCATCAGGATCTTCAGGCGCAAGATCGTGCCCATCGTATTGGGCAGCGCAATGAAGTTCGTGTCCTCCGGTTGATGACTGTTAACTCCGTGGAGGAGCGGATCCTCGCGGCGGCGCGCTACAAGCTGAATATGGATGAGAAAGTCATCCAGGCGGGGATGTTTGATCAGAAATCAACGGGATCGGAACGGCAGCAATTCCTCCAGAGTATTCTGCATCAGGATGAGGCGGAAGAGGAGGAAGAGAATGAAGTGCCCGAAGATGAAATGATAAATTTGATGATTTCCCGCAGTGACGATGAGATGGAGTTGTTCAAGAAGATGGATGCAGAGCGCAAATTGGAGGAGACAAAAGATGGGCGCGTTCGTTCGAGGCTCATTGAGGAGTCGGAGCTGCCAGATTGGCTCGTGAAGGAAGACGAAGAGGTGGACAGGTGGAATTACGAGGAGGACAGTATCCTCGGGAGGGGATCGCGTCAGAGGAAAGAG GTGGACTATACGGATAGTCTGACGGAGAAGGAGTGGCTAAAGGCAATTGATGATGGGATTGATtttgatgatgaagaagaggaggagaaggagaagaagaagaagggcAGGAAGCGCAAAAGTAAGCGTGTTGAGGATTCCGACGATGACAGTGTGAGTGGGATGCCGGTGAAGAAGCGCAAAGGGCAGACGGATCCGAAGTTGAAGAAGCAAATGAAGCGCATAATGAATGTTGTGATGAAGTATGCGGACTCAGATGGGCGTGTACTGAGTGAGCCGTTCATGAAGTTACCGTCAAAGCGGGAACTTCCGGATTACTATGAGATCATTAAGAAGCCGTTGGATATTAAGAAGATCCTGCAGCGTATTGAGGATGGGAAGTATGTGGACTTTTCGGATTTGGAAAGGGATTTTATACAGCTGTGTCAGAATGCACAGATCTACAATGAGGAGACATCACTCATCTATGCGGATAGCATTATGCTGCAAACGGTGTTTTCGAATGCAAAACAACGGGCTGGTGAAGCGGTGGAGGATAGTGAGGCTGAGG GCTCCTTTGGGGAGGATGATGACAATTCCGACGATGAGAGTGGGAGTGTGAAGATGAAGTTGAAGCTGTCCAAGGGCGGAGCACCGTCATCTTCGTCGTCATCCTCAACGAAGAAGGCAACACCCGCGGTGACGACATCGGGCCGTCGCAAGAGGACACAGAAGAAGTACACCAtcagtgatgatgatgacgatGACATGGATTGA